From Oncorhynchus keta strain PuntledgeMale-10-30-2019 chromosome 25, Oket_V2, whole genome shotgun sequence, one genomic window encodes:
- the LOC118371621 gene encoding LOW QUALITY PROTEIN: histone-lysine N-methyltransferase NSD3-like (The sequence of the model RefSeq protein was modified relative to this genomic sequence to represent the inferred CDS: deleted 2 bases in 1 codon), with protein sequence MDFSFSFMQGIMGNTIQQPPQLIDSANIRQEGAYDTGSDEGGGPSYDTALEAEFSYPPSASEDMPPVSNGYPPGLGLYEPQAKFSMYPQFPNGSANGYGAIRGYGEHCLMPGEGTVLRAPVLQERPCSPVSSSTFTPPTPPPPPPSPSLPPSSSLPPSTSPTSLPSQPSAPALPTPPPPPPHLMSHVLPPPPPLLLPSTSPPPSLLDSTSSTHPPHTPPAPSSGILKKTSSPEIKLKIIKTYQNGRELFESALCGDLLQESQASEDSQTHSRHEMKKENRKNTVRLLEQEEGQEQDQEQEQGETIGQARDIQTQPQPQTHTQAQTPSQPRELPVGQTEKPQKTPIKAEPKAPKVQKQYPTVITGTGCYKNHEVGDLVWAKVGTYPWWPCMVSCDPQMNIHTRINTRGHREYHVQFFGSVAERAWVHEKRVVMYQGEHQFDELQAETLRKTTKTAERHKLMKPFPQRERAQWEVGVGHAEDAFLMTQQERIDNYTFIYVDPDPNAPPPTKKTPVRAASRTQSSSSSTSKKEEGAVTSPDRVEPARRQPRRQCSVPNADNPADLKIPEGEKDQSGDPGQPIPPARKTQSEAGGTQESCAPVRAWKTAAARKLLPLSITMKKLNVKITKCDQMWPLLQRKSLPSPQREREVEREEGEGRQADLGSFSPEQGCRVKPEPSPEEEGDEGEERKVKEEKRSDQEAAQHISSPGSQHSTPPGSQERKQQRRSVRSRSESEKGCEAVPKKKTKKEQAEMAPETTLRTGSQKGASEISDACKPLKKRSRASTDVEMASSQYRDTSDSDSRGLNDPQSLFGKSLDSPAAVDADASDSQSVDSSLSRQGSSTAKRDTVCQICEVYGEGLVSCEGDCCRLFHLECLGLTFLPEGTFTCLECRNGSHSCFSCKTGVGEVLRCSVVGCGRYYHDDCVHKLPGTVGGGTGGGFHCPQHTCTTCCLERDLHQAAKGHMMRCLRCPVAYHTGDSCVAAGSVVLTHHIMICSSHGITKRNGLLSSPVNVTWCFLCARGLLVQDLTDIILSSYAYKSHYLLTESNRAELKLPMIPSSWTATKKNIGKGEKLLCCALCPASFHPECLEMEMPEGAWSCRECRAGKKPHYKQIVWVKLGNYRWWPAEICNPRLVPPNIQTLRHDIGEFPVFFFGSHDYYWINQGRVFPYVENDKTPVTGQININKTFKKALEEAARRFQELKAQRESREALEQERNSRKPSPYKFIKSNKPVGKVQVHIADLSEIPRCNCKPTDQHPCSLDSQCLNRMLQYECHSQVCPAGDSCENQCFSKRLYSETEVIKTEGCGWGLKTNQALRKGDFVTEYVGEVIDSEECQQRIKRAHENHVTDFYMLTLTKDRVIDAGPKGNSSRFINHSCSPNCETQKWTVNGDIRIGLFTLSDMEAGTELTFNYNLDLMGNRRSSCHCGAENCSGFLGVRPTSAVVEEKARNAKLKPKKRKLRPEGKHTHEYICFCCGEGGELVMCDKKDCPKAYHLLCLNLTKPPYGRWECPWHDCSVCGVPASSLCDFCPRSFCRDHEGGALSPSTLEGRPCCSNHNPLSPLGPNTNPAHTHTHPPGTVSVKEEPQDPEEEHSQ encoded by the exons ATGGATTTCTCCTTTTCTTTCATGCAAGGGATCATGGGAAATACAATTCAGCAACCCCCTCAGCTCATTGACTCAGCCAACATCCGTCAGGAGGGCGCCTACGACACCGGTAGCGATGAGGGCGGAGGCCCCTCCTACGACACTGCCCTGGAAGCAGAGTTCTCCTACCCGCCCTCGGCCTCCGAGGACATGCCCCCAGTCTCCAACGGTTACCCTCCTGGGTTGGGGCTGTACGAGCCCCAGGCCAAGTTCTCCATGTACCCCCAGTTTCCCAACGGCTCGGCCAACGGCTATGGGGCCATCCGGGGCTACGGAGAGCACTGCCTCATGCCTGGGGAAGGAACGGTCCTGAGGGCCCCTGTCCTCCAAGAGAGACCctgctcccct gtctcctcctccaccttcacaCCACCCacacccccacctccacctccatcaccCTCATTACCACCATCCTCATCACTACCACCCTCAACCTCACCCACATCCCTACCCTCACAGCCCTCTGCCCCTGCCCTCCCAACACCACCTCCCCCACCACCTCACCTCATGTCCCAcgttctccccccccctcccccgttACTCTTGCCCTCCACCAGCCCTCCCCCCTCCCTGCTGGACAGCACCTCCTCCACACACCCCCCTCACACCCCCCCTGCTCCCTCCAGCGGGATCCTGAAGAAGACCAGCTCTCCAGAGATCAAACTGAAGATCATAAAGACGTACCAGAATGGGAGAGAGTTGTTTGAGTCTGCACTGTGTGGAGACCTGCTGCAGGAGTCCCAGGCCAGCGAGGACTCCCAGACCCACAGCAGACACGAGATGAAGAAGGAGAATAGGAAAAATACAGTCAGGCTGCTGGAGCAAGAAGAAGGGCAGGAGCAAGaccaggagcaggaacagggggAAACTATAGGGCAGGCCAGGGACATCCAGACCCAGCCACAGCCCCAGACCCACACCCAGGCCCAGACCCCCAGCCAGCCACGGGAGCTGCCTGTGGGGCAGACTGAGAAGCCACAGAAGACCCCCATCAAAGCAGAACCCAAGGCACCTAAG gtccagaaGCAGTACCCTACAGTGATAACAGGTACAGGTTGCTATAAGAACCACGAGGTGGGGGACCTGGTGTGGGCCAAAGTGGGTACCTACCCCTGGTGGCCCTGCATGGTCTCCTGTGACCCCCAAATGAACATCCACACACGCATCAACACCCGAg GTCACAGAGAGTACCATGTGCAGTTCTTTGGCAGTGTGGCAGAGCGGGCCTGGGTCCATGAGAAGAGAGTGGTCATGTACCAGGGAGAACACCAGTTTGATGAGCTGCAGGCTGAGACTCTACGCAAGACCaccaagacagcagagagacacaag ctgatGAAGCCCTTCCCCCAGAGAGAGCGTGCTCAGTGGGAGGTGGGCGTCGGCCATGCAGAGGACGCCTTCCTGATGACGCAGCAGGAACGCATCGACAACTATACCTTCATCTATGTCGACCCAGACCCCAACGCCCCCCCGCCCACCAAGAAGACCCCTGTCAGGGCTGCCAGCCGCACCCAAAGCTCCTCCAGCTCAACCAGTAAGAAAGAAGAAGGAGCAGTGACATCACCAGACCGGGTGGAGCCAGCCAGAAGACAGCCTCGTAGGCAGTGTAGTGTTCCTAATGCAGACAACCCAGCCGACCTCAAAATCCCTGAGGGAGAAAAGGACCAGAGCGGGGACCCTGGACAGCCCATCCCCCCAGCCCGGAAGACCCAGTCTGAAGCAGGGGGAACCCAGGAGTCCTGTGCCCCGGTACGGGCCTGGAAGACAGCTGCTGCCAGGAAGCTGCTGCCTCTCTCCATCACAATGAAGAAACTGAATGTAAAGATCACCAAGTGTGACCAAATGTGGCCTCTGCTACAGAGGAAGTCCCTGCCCTcaccacagagggagagagaggtggagagggaggagggagagggccgGCAGGCCGACCTGGGATCTTTTTCACCAGAG CAGGGCTGTAGAGTTAAGCCAGAACCCAGTCCAGAGGAAgagggtgatgagggagaggagagaaaggtgaaggaggagaagagaagtgaccaGGAAGCAGCACAGCACATCTCATCTCCTGGGTCTCAGCACAGCACCCCACCAG GTTCTCAGGAGCGTAAGCAGCAGCGCAGGTCAGTGAGGAGCAGATCTGAGTCAGAGAAAGGCTGTGAGGCCGTTCCCAAGAAGAAGACCAAAAAGGAACAG GCTGAGATGGCTCCTGAGACCACTCTGAGAACAGGCTCACAGAAAG gAGCCAGTGAGATCTCGGATGCCTGTAAGCCTCTGAAGAAACGCAGCAGAGCCTCCACAGACGTAGAGATGGCCTCCTCTCAGTACAGAGACACATCCGACTCTGACTCTAGAGGCCTCAACGATCCCcag AGTCTGTTTGGGAAGAGTTTGGACAGCCCAGCAGCAGTAGATGCCGACgcgtcagacagccagtcagtggACTCCAGTCTGTCCAGACAAGGAAGCAGCACAGCTAAGAGAGACACTGTCTGCCAG ATCTGTGAAGTGTATGGAGAGGGTCTGGTGTCGTGTGAGGGGGACTGCTGTCGGCTATTCCATCTGGAGTGCCTGGGCCTCACCTTCCTACCTGAGGGCACATTTACCTGTCTGGAATGTAGAAACG gcTCTCACTCGTGTTTCAGCTGTAAGACTGGGGTAGGGGAGGTGTTGCGCTGCTCTGTAGTTGGCTGCGGGCGATATTACCATGATGACTGTGTGCACAAACTCCCTGGTACTGTGGGGGGTGGTACGGGCGGGGGGTTCCACTGCCCCCAACATACCTGCACCACCTGCTGCCTGGAGAGAGACCTGCACCAAGCTGCCAAAG GACATATGATGCGTTGTCTGCGCTGCCCGGTGGCGTACCACACAGGGGACAGCTGCGTTGCAGCGGGCAGTGTGGTCCTCACCCACCACATCATGATCTGCAGCAGCCATGGCATCACCAAGAGGAAtggcctcctctcctcacccGTCAATGTGACCTGGTGCTTCCTCTGTGCCCGAG GACTGTTAGTGCAGGACCTTACTGACATCATATTAAGTTCATATGCCTATAAGTCCCACTACCTTCTGACTGAGTCAAATCGTGCTGAGTTGAAATTACCTATGATTCCCTCTTCTTGGACAGCTACCAAAAAGAATATTGGGAAAG GAGAGAAGCTGCTGTGCTGTGCATTGTGCCCGGCGTCGTTCCACCCAGAGTGTTTGGAGATGGAGATGCCAGAGGGGGCGTGGTCCTGCAGGGAGTGTAGGGCAGGAAAGAAACCCCACTACAAACAGATCGTCTGGGTCAAACTGGGAAACTACAG GTGGTGGCCAGCGGAGATCTGTAACCCTCGCCTGGTGCCTCCCAACATCCAGACGCTCCGTCACGACATCGGAGAATTCCCCGTCTTCTTCTTTGGTTCCCATGACTACTACTGGATCAACCAGGGCCGTGTGTTCCCCTACGTGGAGAATGACAAAACCCCTGTCACTGGCCAAATCAACATCAACAAGACCTTCAAGAAAG CTCTGGAGGAGGCTGCTCGCAGGTTCCAGGAGCTCAAGGCtcagagggagagcagggaggccCTGGAGCAGGAACGCAACTCACGCAAACCCTCACCATACAAGTTCATCAAG TCCAACAAGCCAGTGGGAAAGGTGCAGGTGCACATAGCCGACCTGTCAGAAATCCCACGATGCAACTGTAAACCCACAGACCAACACCCCTGCAGCCTGGACTCCCAATGTCTCAACCGCATGCTGCAGTATGAGTGTCactcacag GTGTGTCCAGCAGGTGATAGCTGTGAGAACCAATGCTTCTCGAAGCGTCTGTACTCTGAGACAGAGGTCATTAAGACAGAGGGTTGCGGCTGGGGCCTCAAGACCAACCAGGCCCTCAGGAAG GGAGATTTTGTGACAGAGTACGTGGGAGAGGTGATAGATTCAGAGGAGTGCCAGCAGCGAATCAAACGCGCTCATGAGAACCACGTGACCGACTTCTACATGCTCACTCTCACCAAG gaCCGGGTGATAGATGCCGGGCCCAAAGGGAACTCCTCTCGCTTCATTAACCACAGCTGCAGCCCCAACTGTGAGACACAGAAATGGACTGTCAACGGAGACATACGCATAGGCCTCTTCACCCTGAGTGACATGGAGGCTG GCACTGAGCTGACGTTTAACTATAATCTGGACCTTATGGGTAACAGAAGGTCGTCGTGCCACTGTGGTGCTGAGAACTGCTCTGGCTTCCTGGGGGTGCGGCCTACG AGTGCAGTGGTGGAGGAGAAGGCGAGGAACGCTAAACTGAAGCCCAAGAAGCGTAAGCTGCGACCGGAGGGAAAACACACACATGAGTACATCTGTTTCTgctgtggagagggaggagagctggTCATGTGTGACAAGAAGGACTGTCCTAAAGCTTACCACCTGCTGTGTCTCAACCTCACCAAACCTCCATATG GCCGTTGGGAGTGCCCGTGGCATgactgcagtgtgtgtggtgtcccAGCCTCATCCCTCTGTGACTTCTGCCCTCGCTCCTTCTGCCGGGATCATGAGGGGGGGGCTCTCAGCCCCTCTACCCTAGAGGGCCGCCCCTGCTGCTCCAACCACAACCCTCTCAGTCCCCTGGGCCCCAACACCAAccctgcacacactcacacacacccccctGGCACGGTCAGCGTCAAAGAGGAGCCACAGGACCCTGAGGAGGAGCACAGCCAGTAG